Below is a genomic region from Deltaproteobacteria bacterium.
CAGATCCTGCATTTAAAGAATGCACTTCCATGATCGTTTCTCAAGTCGATCAAATGAAGAAGCTTGTTAATGAATTTTCTCAATTTGCAAGGCTTCCCCAAAGGAAACCGCTAATGGGTTCGATGAATGACGTGATTCAAGACTCCCTGAAAATGTTCAAATCAGCGCATCCGCAAATTAAATTTATAGAGGACTACTCTGAAAACTTACCCAGCTTTAGTTTCGATCAAGAGCAAATGCACAGAGTGATAGTGAATTTAGTAGATAATTCTATAGCAGCACTGAATAAAAACCAAAACAATGAAATCAGGATTGAAACTCATTTTAATAAAGATTTAAAAATTGTTAAAATTCTCGTTGCTGACAATGGATCTGGAATTCCCTTGGGGCAAATGGCTCGAGTTTTTGAGCCCTATTATAGCACAAAGGAAACAGGTTCAGGACTTGGTTTGGCTATTGTTAAACGAATCATCGAAGACCACAATGGCTACATTCGAGTCACACAGAATCTGCCCCAGGGAACTAAGATGATTATCGAAATGCCAATTCAGATTGAATCGGTTTGAGTTATATAAATAGGATCATTATATTTAGATGGACCTCAGGTAAAATCTCATAGACTTTCAGAGGTGAGCCAGTTATAAACTCATGGAATACTCATCCTCAAATTCTCCAGTTAAGGAGGATAGGCTTTGAAAAGGTTGCTATGAAGATTCTAATTATTGATGATGAAAAACCGATTAGAGAGGTTTTGTCTGCCTCTCTACAGGATGAAGGGTATATTTTAGAAACAGCCAAAGATGGTGATGAAGGTCTAAGAAAAATAGAAGAATTTCAGCCGCAAATTTGTTTTCTGGATATATGGATGCCAGGACGAGATGGGATTGAAATTTTAACAGAAGCCAGGCAGAAATATCACAGTACTGAGTTCATTATGATTTCTGGTCATGGGACCATTGAGACGGCGGTGAAATCTACTAAATTGGGAGCTTATGATTTTATTGAAAAGCCCTTGTCTATTGATAAAATTATCATCACTTTGAATAATTTGAAAAATTATTTACATGAGAAGGAAGAAAAAACAGCGCTTCTAAATAAACTCAGAAAAAGTCTTGCTATTATGGGAGATGCCGACGCTGTTAAGCAAACTAAACAACTCATTTCTCGATTGGCTCCCACCCATTCATGGTGTTTAATTACTGGCGAAAATGGATCGGGAAAAAATTTAGTAGCACAAAATATTCATTATTTTAGTTCCAGAGCCAGCCTGCCATTTATCGAATTTAATTGTGCTTCAGCTGCTGAAGAGTTGATAGAAGGCGAGTTATTTGGCATTGAAAAAAATGCCTATCCTGGTATTGAAAAAAACCGTCGTGGCAAGGTTGAGCTTTGTCAGGGCGGAACCCTATATCTTGAAGAGATACAAGATTTGCCAGCATTTGTGCAAATGAAATTGCTGAAGCTGATGCAAGAAAAAAAGTTTACTCGTTACGGTGGCAATTTAGAAACAATTGCCGATGTAAGAATAATTGCTTCAACGACTCAAGATCTTGAAAGCCTAGTTAAACAAGGAAAATTTCGAGAAGACTTTTATCATCGAATCAATATTCTCCCTTTTCATATTGCAAGTCTTAGAGAAAAAAATGGAGACATTCCAACTCTGGTTTCCTATTTTAGTGATAGTTTCTCTAGAGAAAGTGGAGAAATTAAAAAAGTTTTTTCGGAAAAAGCTATTCACATGTTGAAAGAATATTCTTGGCCTGGAAATGTGAGGGAATTAAAAAACTTTGTAGAAAGACTTTATATTTTAACTCCGTCCGAATATATAGATGTTCATGATCTAAAATTTGCGGGACTTGAAGAGGCAAATCCAAACAACACAGATTCCGTGTCTATGAGCAATTTCAGAGACGCCAGGGCGCAATTTGAAAAAGAATATCTGGTTCAAAAAATTCGAGAAAACGGTGGGAATATCTCTAAAACTGCGGAAGTTATTGGACTAGAACGAAGTTATTTACATCGTAAAATTAAATCCTATGGTATCGAAGTAACATAATTGAAAAAGAGGGTGGTTTCATGAGATGGTCGCAAAGTCATTTATACACAGCTAAAGAAGCGCCAAGTGATGCCGAGATTATTTCTCACCAATTGATGATTAGATCAGGAATGATCAAAAAGTTGGCTCCTGGTATTTATTCCTACGGAACTTTAGCTTTAAGGGCCATTCGTAAGTTTGAAAATATAATCCGAGATGAATTAAATAAAAAAAATTGTCAGGAAATTTTGATGCCCATGGTTCAACCAAAAGAGCTTTGGGTCGAGACCGATCGCTGGGAAGAAATGGGTGCGGGGTTACTTAAATTTAAAAACAGAAATGAACATTCATTTTGTCTTGGTGCTACCCATGAAGAAGCGGTAACAGATTACGTAA
It encodes:
- a CDS encoding sigma-54-dependent Fis family transcriptional regulator; translated protein: MKILIIDDEKPIREVLSASLQDEGYILETAKDGDEGLRKIEEFQPQICFLDIWMPGRDGIEILTEARQKYHSTEFIMISGHGTIETAVKSTKLGAYDFIEKPLSIDKIIITLNNLKNYLHEKEEKTALLNKLRKSLAIMGDADAVKQTKQLISRLAPTHSWCLITGENGSGKNLVAQNIHYFSSRASLPFIEFNCASAAEELIEGELFGIEKNAYPGIEKNRRGKVELCQGGTLYLEEIQDLPAFVQMKLLKLMQEKKFTRYGGNLETIADVRIIASTTQDLESLVKQGKFREDFYHRINILPFHIASLREKNGDIPTLVSYFSDSFSRESGEIKKVFSEKAIHMLKEYSWPGNVRELKNFVERLYILTPSEYIDVHDLKFAGLEEANPNNTDSVSMSNFRDARAQFEKEYLVQKIRENGGNISKTAEVIGLERSYLHRKIKSYGIEVT